ACGCTGCCGCTGCCCCTCAGCGTCGCGGGCGAGCCGACCGCCGGCGCCGACGTGTTCACGATCAACGCTGTCCCCCGCGACGACGGCACAGGTCGCGCGATCTATCGCGTGCACAACCGCGACGTCGACGAGGCGGGCATCCGTCGCATGGTCGAACAGATGCGCGCGCGCGACCCCGAGGTCATCGTGCAGCTGCGCGCGTCGCGAGAACTAAGCTACGGCGCTGTGGAGCCGGCGGTCCGGGCCGTCTCGATGGCCGGCGTCTCACGCCTGCGTCTGGTGACGGAGTCCGCCCAGTGAGCGCCCGTCGTCGTCGCTATCGCAGGCGGGGCGCCTTCGGCCCCAACATGACCCCGATGGTCGATGTGGTCCTCGTGATCCTGATCTTCTTCATGGGCGCGATGGGTCTGGCGGCGGCGGAGCAGTTCCTCGGGACCGGGACGCCCCCTCCGGACTCGTCGAGTCCCTCGGAGTCGGCCAGCGCGTCCGAATCACCCTCCCGGCGCGCGCCGGCGACGCAGGCCACGCGCGCCGTGCTGAGGATGACCACGGGCCCGGGCGGTCGCACCGTCGTGAACGGGATGGGGCTCGCGAATGTGGGCATCGACGCCGTCGCCGAGCGGCTGGACGCGATCGTGCGCGCCGGGTTCGACGCGACGGTGATCGTCGTGGTCGCGCCGGCGCCGGGCGTGCCCTACCAGGACGTCGTCCTGATCCACGACGCCGCCGCCCGCGCCGGGATCACGAACATCCGGCTGGGAGTCGTGGAATAGGGAGGAGGGAGCGGGCAACAGGGAGCAGCCGGATTCCGATTCCCGCTGCTCCCTGCTGCCTGCTCCCCGCTGCCTTCCTCACGCTACCATCCGCGCACGCCCCCATGTACCAGACACTTCTCACACGCCGCTATCTGACGAGCAAGGTGATGCCGCTGCTGGCGGTGCTCGCGGTGGCGCTGTGCACCGCGATGGTGCTGATCGTGTGGTCGGTCATGGGCGGGTTTCTGGCGATGCTGCTGCGCTCGGGTGGCACGCTGTTCGGCGATGTCACTATCGGGGGCTCGGTCACCGGCTTCGCGTACTACGAGGAGCTGATCGAAGACCTGGTGAACGACCCGGCGATCCTGGCGGCCACGCCCATCCTCGAAGCGCCGGCGCTCATGGCGACCCCCCGCGACGATCTGACCCATCTGGTCAAGATGATCGGCATCGACGCGCAGACCTACGACGCGGTGACCGGCTACGCGGGCGCGATCTACTGGAAGCCCCTCGACCAGCCCGGCCCCAAGGACAAGGAAGGCGACGACCCGCGCCTGTGGGTGAACCCGCAGCTCGAGCGCGACGCGCTGGCGATGACGACCGTCGACCCGCGCACCAACGAACCCGTGCCTGCGGTCGTCCTGGGCATCCACGTCGCGGGCGTCAATCGCTGGAACCCCGACGGGCTGTTCTACGAGCAGATGTGGCTGCGCATGGGCGGGGATTCCGTGACGATCAGCGTGCTGCCGATCAGCCAGAGCGGGGCGGCGATCGATGTGCAGGCGCGGTCCTTCCCGGTCGTGAACCAGTTCCAGAGCGGGCTGTACGAGATCGACGCGAACACGGTGCTCGTGCGCCTCGACGCGCTGCAGGAGATGCTGCGCATGGGCAGGGCGTCGCGCGTGGAGGCGGCGCCGGACGAGCCGTGGGGCGCGATCGCCCCGCCGCGCGTGGTCGGGAGCGACCCGCCTCGCGTGACGAGCGTGATGATCAAGGCGGCGCCCGGGGTGAGCGCCGTCGACGCGCGCCTCGCCGCCCAGCGGATCTACGACGCGTTCGCCGATCGACGCGCCGGCCAGGTCCCGCGCAACCTGAGCATCAAGACCTGGGACGAGCGCCCCGGCATCGCGACTTTCATCGCGGCGGTCCGCAAAGAGATCACCCTCGTCCTCACGCTCTTCGGGTTCATCTCGCTCACCGCGGTGTTCCTCGTCTTCGCGATCTTCTGGTCGATCGTCAGCGAGAAAACCAAGGACATCGGCGTGCTGCGCGCCATCGGCGCCAGCCGGGGCGGCGTCGCCGGGCTGTTCCTGCTCTACGGCGCGATGATCGGCGTCGTCGGCTCGATCCTGGGGGGCGTCATCGCCGCCGTCATCGTGCTCAACATCAACCCCATCCACGATTTCCTGGGCAACGCGTTCGGCGTCCAGGTCTGGGACCCTGCGATCTACCACTTCCCGAAGATCCCGAGCGAACTCAATCCCGAGAAGGTCGTCATCGTGCTCGTCAGCGGCGTGATCGCGAGCGTGCTGGGCGCGCTCGCGCCGGCGCTCAAGGCCGCCAACATGGACCCCGTTCGCGCGCTGAGGTTCGAGTGACGACCACCGCCGCACAACCC
The genomic region above belongs to Phycisphaeraceae bacterium and contains:
- a CDS encoding biopolymer transporter ExbD: MARRRRRHRGHSEGGHVNVVPLIDIVMVLIIFYLMVGSFIGDDYETLPLPLSVAGEPTAGADVFTINAVPRDDGTGRAIYRVHNRDVDEAGIRRMVEQMRARDPEVIVQLRASRELSYGAVEPAVRAVSMAGVSRLRLVTESAQ
- a CDS encoding biopolymer transporter ExbD; amino-acid sequence: MSARRRRYRRRGAFGPNMTPMVDVVLVILIFFMGAMGLAAAEQFLGTGTPPPDSSSPSESASASESPSRRAPATQATRAVLRMTTGPGGRTVVNGMGLANVGIDAVAERLDAIVRAGFDATVIVVVAPAPGVPYQDVVLIHDAAARAGITNIRLGVVE
- a CDS encoding FtsX-like permease family protein encodes the protein MYQTLLTRRYLTSKVMPLLAVLAVALCTAMVLIVWSVMGGFLAMLLRSGGTLFGDVTIGGSVTGFAYYEELIEDLVNDPAILAATPILEAPALMATPRDDLTHLVKMIGIDAQTYDAVTGYAGAIYWKPLDQPGPKDKEGDDPRLWVNPQLERDALAMTTVDPRTNEPVPAVVLGIHVAGVNRWNPDGLFYEQMWLRMGGDSVTISVLPISQSGAAIDVQARSFPVVNQFQSGLYEIDANTVLVRLDALQEMLRMGRASRVEAAPDEPWGAIAPPRVVGSDPPRVTSVMIKAAPGVSAVDARLAAQRIYDAFADRRAGQVPRNLSIKTWDERPGIATFIAAVRKEITLVLTLFGFISLTAVFLVFAIFWSIVSEKTKDIGVLRAIGASRGGVAGLFLLYGAMIGVVGSILGGVIAAVIVLNINPIHDFLGNAFGVQVWDPAIYHFPKIPSELNPEKVVIVLVSGVIASVLGALAPALKAANMDPVRALRFE